A window of Tepidisphaeraceae bacterium genomic DNA:
GTGGGAACGCGATCGCGTCGCCCGCGTCCACGCCCGGCAGCAGCCAGTAGCGCTGAAGCCCCGCCATCACGATTGCGGCACTCAGGCCGAACGCGATCGGCGCCGCCCAATGACCACGCTGCACGGGGTCGTTGCGTCGCCACGGCCGCCAGGCGATCGCGAACAGCAACAGCGCGATCGCGCCGGGCAGCAGCATTGCCAGTATCTGATCGCGTGGCGTTTCCATGGGAGTGCTCCAACTCAAACAGCGTTGTGGACTATAGGTCGTCTACCGCAGGTTTGGGTGCCATGGGTGGTACGCCACCCGTGCCTGCCATCGGAGGGACACGGGTGGCGTACCACCCGTGGCACCCGGATCGCGTAGTACGGCGTAAGTCGTCCGCAACCCCCTCTCGGCGCGGCGGGCCTGTGCCCGATGCTACTGCACCACGCCGATCGTCAGCAGGAGGTTCGCGTAGATGCGCTGCTCGCCCGTGGCGATAGTCAGGCAGACGTCCGGCCCGCCGGCGGCCTCGTAGAACGCGAAGCGCTCGATCTGGGTCAGGTCGCCCTTGCAACCGGTCGGCGTCAGGATCTGCCGGAAATCGGCCCAGATTTCCGGGTCCTTGTCCTGCGCGTACGGTCCGCTCTTCAACGTCGCCATGACGGCGGCGTGTTCGACGGGGATGGCGGTCGTCAGCACCTTCAGCACGTCGCCCACGCCCGGCACGCCGGGCGTGAGGTTCAGGTAGACGACGTCGGCGTTAGGCCCGCGCGCGGTCCAGTGCGGGTAGTTGCCATCGCTGATGAGCACCTTGCTGCCATGCCCCGCCCGAGCGAGCGCCGCGAGGATCTGGGGATGAATAAGCTTGCCTTGGATCATGTGATTTCGCTTTCAGTGAGTGGCGGCATTATGCGGAAAGATGGGATGAACCGCCAAGGAAGAGCAGAATGCTTCTGATCCCCTCTCCCGGTACTCCGGGAGAGGGTTAGGGTGAGGGTGATTTTGACCTGCTGACGTTGTTCGTAAGAACGAAATCACCCTCACCTGGCCTCTCCCGGAGTACCGGGAGAGGGACCGAAGAGTCCATCCTTCGTGCCTGGCGTTCCTTGCATCCGTGGCGGTCCAATCCCTTCGCCCCATCAATCGAACACAATGCAGACCTTCCCCGTCTGTCCCTTGTCCGCCAAATCGTACGCCTTGGCGGCCTCGGTCAGCGGCAGGCGATCGGTGCAGGTGGCTTCGGGGTGCACGCCCCAGCGGTCGAGGTGTTCGACGAGGTCCTCCATGTGCTTCAGCGACGTCACCCACGAGCCGTACAGCGTGATCTGCTGGTGAATCAGCAGCTGCGACACGTCGAAGGTGACCGTGTTTCCCTCGCCCACAAACCCGCAGCGGCCCCACTGGCGCGTGCCCTGCAAGGCCAGCAGGCGGGCCGACGGCGCGCCGCTGCAATCGATGCTGACCTCGCACCCGCGGCCGGCGGTGGCGTCGAGGATCTGCCGCAAAGCCGCGTCGTCGGCGTTGAACGTGTAGTCGCACAGGCCCAAATCTTCGGCCAGCTTCCGCCTGGCGGGTGAGATGTCGATGCCGATGATCGGCCTGGCCCCCATCGCCTTTCCCAGCTGCGCCGCGGCCAGTCCCACGGGCCCAAGGCCGGTGATGAGCAGGCGGTCATTCCCACCGAGCTTCATGCGGGTTAACGCTTCGTACGCCGTGGCGGTGCCGCAGGCGCACAGGGCGCCGTCAACGTAGGACTGGCTGTCGGGCAGTTTCACGCAGACCACTTCCTCGGCCAGCAGGTAGGGCGCGTGTCCACCGTTGCGCTGCCAGCCGTAGGCGGCGCGTTGTTCGCTGTGACAGCTGATCATGTACCCGTGCCGGCAGTCCTCGCAGACGCCGCAACCGTTGATGTGATAGACCACGACGCGGTCGCCGGGCTTGAATCGCTTGCAACCGGGTCCGACCTTCTCGATCTGCCCGCACGGTTCATGGCCGGCGATGGTGCCGGGCTGATAGCCTTCGGGGCCCTTGCCAAGGTGGGCACGGTAGATGGCGCGGATGTCGCTGCCACAGATGCTGCTCGCCTTGGTCTTAATCAGGACTTGGCCGTGACCGGGCTCGGGGATGTCGAAGTCTTTGAACCGCACCGTGCTGTTGCCCGGGAGGATGACGCCTTGCATGGTTGGCATGGGAAATTCCTTTGAACGAAGCCTTCTACCGAGGTTGACTTTGATCGACACACAGTCGGCCCCCTGCGTCTTCCCTCCGGCTCACTAAAGTGAACCGGCCGTCGGAGGGCGGGGCAGGGTTCCCGCGCTACGCCGGCGTGATGACGCCGTTCAAGTCCCACAGGTCTTCCCACGTCTGGTCTTCCTTCCACAGGAAGACCTGGCCTTTGATCAACCTGCAGTTGCGGTCAATCTTCGCGAGGTCCTGCATGTCCTGTTCCGTCAATGGCGCGGACACGGTGGCCTGCAGGTTCGCATGATAATTCCTGCGGGTAACGGAGAACGGGATCGGCACCTGCCCGCGTTGCACGGCCCACTTGATGCAGACCACGGCGGGGTGGACACCGAGACGCTGCGCGATGCGGACGATCGTCGGGTCTTCCACGTCCACCGAATCGGCGGGCGTGCGATCGCGCTCGGGCCGGGCGGGGGAACCGATCGGGGAATAGCCGATCGGCACGATGCCGTTCGATTGCACGTAGTCAAACAGTTCCGGCTGCTGGAAGTGCGGGTGCAGCTCCATCTCGTTCGCGGCGGGTTTGATGCGGCAATCGCGCAACAGCAAGGTTAGCTTCGGGATCGTCATGTTCGACGTGCCGATGTGCCGCACGAGGCCGCGGTCGATGAGTTGTTCCATCTGCCGCCAGGTCTTCATGTAGGCATCGTGGATGTACGGCTTGGCATCGGGGCTGCGGGCCGTGACGTCGCAGTGCGGCGGGTGGAAGTTGGGGAACGGCCAGTGGATGAGGTACAGATCGAGGTAGTCCAACTGCAGGTCGCGCAGCGACTGCTGGCACGAGCCGATCACGTCGTGATGGCGGTCGTTCCAGACCTTCGATGTTACCCATAGTTCATCGCGCCGAATGCCGCGGTCGAGCATCGTGCGGATCGATTGACCGATCTGCGGTTCGTTGCCGTAGACGGACGCGCAGTCGAAGTGGCGGTATCCCAGCATCGCCGCGTCCAGCACCGCGGCCGCGACGGTGTCGGCGGTGATGTGGTCAGACCCAAAGGTGCCTAAACCAATTGCCGGAATCTTCGCGCCCGTGTAGAGCGTTCGGCTCGGCACGAGCGCGGGGTCGATCGCGTCGGGTGGCGTTGACGGCAGTTGGGACGTGTTCATGGGCAAAACCCTCTTTCTCGCTGTGTCTGTACGGTCGACACTATCCCAGATTGCGTCCCGCACCAGCCATAGCTAAAGTTGCCAACTCATGCCCAAAACTGACTTTCCGCCAGCTATCGTGACGCATGCGGAGCCAGCGTTCTTCTCGTCGCAGATCGACGACGCCCGGCGGTTCTCGCTCAACCTCAAACCGTCGCGCACCGAGGCGTTGGCGGTGGTGTGCGGCGGTTACGAGCGGTGCGCGGCCGACTACCGTGTGGAGCGCGCCACCTTCCGCTACCACTCCATCGAGTTCGTCGCCGGCGGCCGCGGCGCGCTCGTGCTGGATGGCACGGAGCATCCGTTAAACGCCGGTGACATCTTCACGTACGGGCCGAACGTGCCGCACACGATCACAAGCGATCCGCGGGACCGACTGGTCAAATACTTCGTCGACTTCACCGGCCGGCGGGCCGCGGCGCTGCTGCACGAGTGCGGCCTGTCGCCCGGCACGCTGGTTCAGACCGCGGCGCCGGAGGCGATCATGCGTTTGCTGGACGACCTGATTGCCACCGCCCAGCGGCGCGGGCCGCGCAGCCCCGCGATCTGCGGACTGATCCTGGAGCAACTGCTGCTGCGCACGTTCGAGACGCGCATTCCGGCGCGGTCGCTCGGCAGCAAGGCGTTCGGCACGTTCCAGGCGTGCCGCCGGTACATCAACGAGAACTACCTGAGCATTATTGACCTGGGGCAGGTGGCCGCAGCGTGTGATGTGGACGGCTCGTACCTGTGCCGCCTGTTTCAGCGATTCGAACGCCAAGGGCCCTACCACTACCTGATGCAGCTGAAGATGACGGCCGCCGCCCAATTGCTGAGCGATCGAACACTGCTGGTGAAGCAGATCGGCGAGCGCATGGGGTTCGCGGACCAATTTCACTTTTCCCGCGCTTTCAGGCGGGTGCACGGGCTGTCGCCGCGCGACTTTCAGCGACTACATGAAATGCGATGAGAGGACTGACGGGCCAGACGAGTTCTAGCGTGGCACGATGAGCGAATCCGTTGAAGGCACGGCGCCTTCGGGCCCGGCGCGCTCGACGTGGGAATGCGAGCGAACGGTCGTGAAGTAGGCCACCCAGAGCACCGCCACCCATACGACAAAGACGCCAAGCAGACCAAACGCCAGGCCCTTCTGCGGCTTGAGCGGTGGACCGTAAACGGCGGCAGGATTCGGGGCGGGTTCGGCGGCGGGCATTACTTGCACTCGATCTTGTAGTGACCATCGAAGGCGCTGCGGAAGTCGAAGACGTTGCGGAAGTCCTCGATCGTGTCGTCGTCGGTCTTCTGCATAAAGCCGTTGTCCACCAGCGCGAATACGATCCGGCCGAAGTCGAGCGTGGAGGTGATGTTCCATCGCACCAGCACCGTGCGGGCCAGCATGCCCCACTGCGCCAGCGCGTAATCGCGCAGCCCTTCCGACAGCTCGCGCCCGCTAATGTGCCGGCAGGTGTTGGGGTCGGGGTCCTTCCCGTGGATGCGATCGACGGTAAAGCCCAAACCCAGTTGCACGAAGCGGTAGGCGTCCTCCGGATAAAGGCCGATGGCCTCCACCACTTCAGCGATCGTTCTGGAGGGACCCACTTCTTCGGGCGGCATGCGTTCATTCTACCCGCGCAGCCGCGGCGCAACAATTGCGGAAAAGACATGGCGGGACAGGTCGTTGCGCAGCCAGGCCCACCACGCGCAACACTGGCTTCCAATCGGATAAAACGCCCTTGCGCTTCCGAAAATAGGGGAGAATACGTAAAATAGTAACATGCCAACCAACCTCCTTGCGCTGCTGTTGCTGACCATTGCCCTGTTCGTCCCTACCGTTTACGCCGCCGAGAAGCCAGTACCGGCGGTGGAGCATGTGGTCATCGTCAGCATCGATGGCCTGCGGCCCGACGTCGCGCTGCGCGCTAACATGCCGGCGTTGCGGTCGTTGCTGGCGCGCGGCAGCTATAGCTTCTGGGCGCGCACGACCGAGATGTCGAACACGCTGCCGTCGCACGTCAGCATGCTCACCGGCGTCACGCCCGACCATCACGGCGTCAAGTGGAATGACGCCCGGTCCGGTCCGGAAGGATTGACCGTTCCGACGCTCTTCGAGAAGGCCAAGGAAGCCGGGTACAGCACCGCCCTGGTCGCCAGCAAGGTGAAGTTTGGCCTGCTGGCCAAGGCTGGCGCGGTCGACTCGGCGCTGATCCCCACCGATGACAAGAACAACGATCAGGAATCGGCCGAGGCCGCTGCAGAGCTGATTCGCACCAAGCAGCCCGGCGTGCTGTTTGTTCACTTCGGCGAGGTGGATGGCGCCGGTCACGGGAACGGCTGGGGTACGCCCAAGCAGGTCGAGGTGATCGAGCGCGCCGACACGCGGCTCGCGCTCGTCATCAAGGCGATCGAGGACGCGGGCCTGACCGACAGCACCGTGCTCATCCTGTCGGCCGACCACGGTGGCGCCGGTCGCAGTCACGGCGCCAACGACGCGCGCAGTCGGCACATCCCGTGGATCGCCGTCGGGCCGGGCATCGCGAAGAACATCGACCTGACGCACTTCCGCGATCGCAAGATCGACACGGAGGACACCTTCGCGACGGCCTGCTGGCTGCTAGGAATCGACCCCAGTGGCGCGAACGTGTCTGGCAAGCCGGTGACGGAGATTCTGGAGATCGACGAACTGCTCACGCCAGCGACGGCGCCGACGACTGCGCCATCTGCGGCGAAGTAGCGTCGGAATCGTTCCCTTCGGCGTAGCGGGCGTCTGAACAGATCGCCGAACTCTGTGGGACCACTCGCATGTCCTCCCTCACCGTCATCCTTCCCGCTGCGGGAAAATCGACGCGGTTCGGCAGCGACAAGCTGCGGGCGACACTGCGCGGCACGCCGGTGATCATCCACACGGTGCTGTCGTTCGTGCGGCACCCGAGCGTGGGCAGTGTGCTCGTGGCGCAAGGGGTGGATGGGCCGTTCGCGTCGCTGCCGGATGGGTCGTTCGAACCCGTGCATGCGAAGGTGCAGGTGGTGCCCGGCGGCGCGACGCGGGCGCACAGCGTGCTGAGCGCGCTGCGCCTGGTGCCGCCGGACGTGGAATGGGTGGCGATTCACGACGCCGCCCGACCGTTGGTAAGCGCTGACTTGATCGACCGCGTCTTCACCGCCGCCCGCGAGCACGGGGCTGCGGCGCCGGCGTTGCCGGTGCATCTGACGATCAAGCAGGCCACCGGCCCGTTGCCGGCGCGGGTCGAACGCACGGTGCCCCGGCAGCAGTTGTGGGCGATGCAAACCCCGCAAATCTGCCGCCGGGCGGCCCTGCTGGCGGCGTTCGAACGCTGTCCGATTCCGCTGGAGCAGGTGACCGATGACGTCCAGTTGATCGAGCTGGCGGGTGGGACGGTCTACCTCGTGCCCGGCGAAGACCGAAACCTGAAGATCACCACCGCGATGGATTTGAAGGTCGCGGAGATGCTGATGGACGAATGAATCGTTGATGCTTTACCGTGGCATGGGCGTCCCGCCCATGCATATAGTGAGAACAAACGATTCACTTGGTGGAGATTCGCTTCGCCAGCACTGCAACCAACTAATTCAGTTGATTGGCATCATGACGTGCATGGGCGAGACGCCTATGCCACGGTCGGACGCTATTCCGATCTTCCTTCCCGCTGGCCGCACAGCACGCCAATCGCTAAGATGCCCCTGTTCAACCGGGCGTGGCGGAATGGCAGACGCTACGGACTTAATTGGATTTGAGTGCCTCGGCGGCAACGCCGGGAGTAGAACGCCTCAAAGTCGGCGAACCCCCTGTCGGCTTTGGCCGACGCGGCAACGCCGAGCGAAGCCCCGTAAGGGGAACGTGTAGAGACTCGACGGGGCGCATCCCACGCGGATGAAGGCAGAGTCCAGACCACGAACTCGTCCTCGGGCGAGGCGGCGAAAGCCGAAGTGCGTAAGAAAATCCGTTGATCGCAAGGTCGTGCGGGTTCGAGTCCCGCCGCCCGGAATTGCTGATTGCCACGAGAGTTCGGTCGCTGTCGGTCACGTGCTCATTAGAGCAGGGTGCACCTTGCCGTAGCGTTTGGGTGCCACGGTTTGGTACTCCAAGCCGTGCTGGCTGCGTCTACACTACAGCACGGCTTGGAGTATCAAACCGTGGCACCCGGAGGACAAGCCGTTACAGGAATACGTCCGCTGTTCTAGCTGGCTAGGTCGCTGGTCCCACGCTTGTTCGGTTCGACCACACCCTCAGTTTCACTCCCAGCTATTTAAGCTCAATCTGACACGCTGCCATATTTTACCGTTCGCGCGCACGGGGAAACGCGCATAAGCTGCCGCCCACAGACTTAGAGGGTGTCGCGGTGTCTACGATCCAAAGATTATACGAGAGCGATCACATCGACATCTGTCACGATTCGCGTGGCTGGCTGTACGTAGATTGGAAAGGTCAGCAAACGACCGAATCGGTAAAGGCCGGTTGCGAGCGCATGCTGGAACTGTTGAAGCAGACCGGGGTTAGCAAGGTGCTGAACGACAACACGCACGTCATCGGCACTTGGCAGGGCGCCGCCACCTGGGTCGGCACCGACTGGCTGCCCCGCATGCGGGCCGCGGGCCTGCGGCACTTTGCGTGGGTGCAGTCGTCATCCGAGCCCAGCCGGAAGTCGGCTAACCAAAGCCTCTTCGACGCCGAGGCGGACGGCGTTCTGCTGTTCAACGAAGTGCCATCGGCTGCGGTGTGGCTACGCGCGGTGGACCGGGTGAAACAGGACCGGTAGACCGATGCGGCACCGCGACTGCGATGCCCTACCGCAGCATTTCCGTGACGGCCTGCTCCAGCGCGTGATGGTTCTCCTGTCCCGCGCCGATCAGGACCTTCCGCACGACCCCCTCTTTGTCGACGATCATCTGCGTCGGGAACGCGTTCACGCCGAACGACTCCGCCACGGTCGAGTTCGTGTCCAACGCGACGGTGAACGCGTTCCACTTCTTGTCCTCCACGACCTTCGCGACCTGCTGCTTGGGTTCACCGACGTTCAGCGCGATCACCTTCACGGCCTTGCCGTTCGATTCATCCGCGTACGCGTTCAACTGAGGCAGCGAGATGATACAGGGGCCGCACCAGGTCGCCCAGAAGTCGAGCACGACGACGTTGCCCTTCAACTCGCTCATCTTCACCGTGCCACCATCCAAGGTGGGCAGCGTGAAGTCTGGCGCTGGCTTGCCGACCATCGCCTGGGCAGCGGCGCCAGGGGCGCCCATGCCGCCCTGCTCCTGCATGGCATTGGTGATGTCGCGGGCGCCGTCGGGGGCGGTCCAGGCGAACTGCTCAGGGTTGGCGTCATCGGGCGACCCGGCCACCTGCTTGTAGTCGACGGTGTAAAGCGCCTTCTTCACCGCATCGGCGCCGCGCTTCTCCAGCATCGGCCGAAGGTCGGTCACCACACGACGGATCTGGTGCGTCTCGGGATCCACGTAGACCGACGCATGCTCGGTATCGTTCTTCATCGATAGCACAGTGAACGGCCGACCCTCCAAGTCGGCATCGGGGGCGGTGTCGACGGTGGTGTACCCTTCCACGAGCGCCGTCACGGGCTCCTTCGAGACCGCCATCAGCAATGCGGGATTCTGCGGCGACAGGAGGTTGGTCATGGCCTCGGGCAACGCGTCGCGCGACTGCTTTCCGCCTTCGGTCGGTTTGGCGACGTACACGCTGCGCTTGGGCAGATAGACGAACGCCTCCTTCCCCGTGTTGCCCGCGACAACCTCCCCCTTCACCTCATGGCGGAACAGGCTGGGCGCGGCGAAGCTCGATTCGAAGTCGGACGAGTGCGCCTGCACCTGCCCGCTCACGTCGGCGTCGAGGGATACGGTCCCGCTGAACCGCGCCGCCTGAAGCTGCCCGTAACTGGTCGCCATCGCGTCCAACACCTTCTGAGCCTCAGGGCTGACGGTGGCCGAACTCGAGGCGGGAGCGGCTTCCTTGGCCTCCGCGTGGTCGTCCTGCGCAACGACGGTCAACGTGCTAAGGCCTGCGGTCATGAGGGTGACGAACGCGAGCAGTGCGATACGACGACGGTTGTATGGAGAGCGAGACATGATCGATCCTAGGCGCGTCTTGGTCCGAGTGCACGATGAACCGATCGGATTGAACGTGCGAGACCCATTGGCGTGCCCACTTGAAGTGGGCACGCCGGCGCTGATGAAGCTCAATCGAACTCGTCACCCCGGAAGATGTTCCCGAGGTAGGCAGCTCGGACGTCTTGATCGTTGATGATTTGTTTCGGGGTGCCTTCTTTAAACACGCGCCCGTCATTGATGATGAGGGCCCGATCGCAAACGCGCAGGGTCTGCGCGACGTTGTGGTCGGTGATGAGGACGCTCTTCCCGAACTCGACCTTAAGGCGGACCACTTCCCGCTGAAGGTCTTCGACGGCGATCGGATCGACGCCCGCGAACGGTTCATCGAGCAGGATGAGCTTGGGCTGGGTGACCAGCGCCCGTGCGATCTCCATCTTGCGGCGTTCACCTCCGCTCAGCGTAGACGCCGCCTGGTTCCGTTGTTTTAGCAAGCCGTACTGTGACAACAACTGCTCAGCCCGGTTGTTTCGTTCCGTTTTGGAAATGCGAAGCGTCTCTAAGATCGCCTGTAAGTTTTGCCAAACCGTCAGTCTGCGGAAATCGCTTCGTTCTTGGGGCAGATAGCCGATCCCCTGCCGCGCCCGCTTGTACATGGGGAGCGTCGTTATGTCGTGGGCATCGAACGCGACCGCCCCACTGTCG
This region includes:
- a CDS encoding RbsD/FucU family protein, translated to MIQGKLIHPQILAALARAGHGSKVLISDGNYPHWTARGPNADVVYLNLTPGVPGVGDVLKVLTTAIPVEHAAVMATLKSGPYAQDKDPEIWADFRQILTPTGCKGDLTQIERFAFYEAAGGPDVCLTIATGEQRIYANLLLTIGVVQ
- a CDS encoding zinc-binding dehydrogenase, whose translation is MPTMQGVILPGNSTVRFKDFDIPEPGHGQVLIKTKASSICGSDIRAIYRAHLGKGPEGYQPGTIAGHEPCGQIEKVGPGCKRFKPGDRVVVYHINGCGVCEDCRHGYMISCHSEQRAAYGWQRNGGHAPYLLAEEVVCVKLPDSQSYVDGALCACGTATAYEALTRMKLGGNDRLLITGLGPVGLAAAQLGKAMGARPIIGIDISPARRKLAEDLGLCDYTFNADDAALRQILDATAGRGCEVSIDCSGAPSARLLALQGTRQWGRCGFVGEGNTVTFDVSQLLIHQQITLYGSWVTSLKHMEDLVEHLDRWGVHPEATCTDRLPLTEAAKAYDLADKGQTGKVCIVFD
- a CDS encoding aldo/keto reductase codes for the protein MNTSQLPSTPPDAIDPALVPSRTLYTGAKIPAIGLGTFGSDHITADTVAAAVLDAAMLGYRHFDCASVYGNEPQIGQSIRTMLDRGIRRDELWVTSKVWNDRHHDVIGSCQQSLRDLQLDYLDLYLIHWPFPNFHPPHCDVTARSPDAKPYIHDAYMKTWRQMEQLIDRGLVRHIGTSNMTIPKLTLLLRDCRIKPAANEMELHPHFQQPELFDYVQSNGIVPIGYSPIGSPARPERDRTPADSVDVEDPTIVRIAQRLGVHPAVVCIKWAVQRGQVPIPFSVTRRNYHANLQATVSAPLTEQDMQDLAKIDRNCRLIKGQVFLWKEDQTWEDLWDLNGVITPA
- a CDS encoding AraC family transcriptional regulator, producing the protein MPKTDFPPAIVTHAEPAFFSSQIDDARRFSLNLKPSRTEALAVVCGGYERCAADYRVERATFRYHSIEFVAGGRGALVLDGTEHPLNAGDIFTYGPNVPHTITSDPRDRLVKYFVDFTGRRAAALLHECGLSPGTLVQTAAPEAIMRLLDDLIATAQRRGPRSPAICGLILEQLLLRTFETRIPARSLGSKAFGTFQACRRYINENYLSIIDLGQVAAACDVDGSYLCRLFQRFERQGPYHYLMQLKMTAAAQLLSDRTLLVKQIGERMGFADQFHFSRAFRRVHGLSPRDFQRLHEMR
- a CDS encoding Minf_1886 family protein is translated as MPPEEVGPSRTIAEVVEAIGLYPEDAYRFVQLGLGFTVDRIHGKDPDPNTCRHISGRELSEGLRDYALAQWGMLARTVLVRWNITSTLDFGRIVFALVDNGFMQKTDDDTIEDFRNVFDFRSAFDGHYKIECK
- a CDS encoding ectonucleotide pyrophosphatase/phosphodiesterase, with translation MPTNLLALLLLTIALFVPTVYAAEKPVPAVEHVVIVSIDGLRPDVALRANMPALRSLLARGSYSFWARTTEMSNTLPSHVSMLTGVTPDHHGVKWNDARSGPEGLTVPTLFEKAKEAGYSTALVASKVKFGLLAKAGAVDSALIPTDDKNNDQESAEAAAELIRTKQPGVLFVHFGEVDGAGHGNGWGTPKQVEVIERADTRLALVIKAIEDAGLTDSTVLILSADHGGAGRSHGANDARSRHIPWIAVGPGIAKNIDLTHFRDRKIDTEDTFATACWLLGIDPSGANVSGKPVTEILEIDELLTPATAPTTAPSAAK
- the ispD gene encoding 2-C-methyl-D-erythritol 4-phosphate cytidylyltransferase, whose product is MSSLTVILPAAGKSTRFGSDKLRATLRGTPVIIHTVLSFVRHPSVGSVLVAQGVDGPFASLPDGSFEPVHAKVQVVPGGATRAHSVLSALRLVPPDVEWVAIHDAARPLVSADLIDRVFTAAREHGAAAPALPVHLTIKQATGPLPARVERTVPRQQLWAMQTPQICRRAALLAAFERCPIPLEQVTDDVQLIELAGGTVYLVPGEDRNLKITTAMDLKVAEMLMDE
- a CDS encoding TlpA disulfide reductase family protein, whose protein sequence is MSRSPYNRRRIALLAFVTLMTAGLSTLTVVAQDDHAEAKEAAPASSSATVSPEAQKVLDAMATSYGQLQAARFSGTVSLDADVSGQVQAHSSDFESSFAAPSLFRHEVKGEVVAGNTGKEAFVYLPKRSVYVAKPTEGGKQSRDALPEAMTNLLSPQNPALLMAVSKEPVTALVEGYTTVDTAPDADLEGRPFTVLSMKNDTEHASVYVDPETHQIRRVVTDLRPMLEKRGADAVKKALYTVDYKQVAGSPDDANPEQFAWTAPDGARDITNAMQEQGGMGAPGAAAQAMVGKPAPDFTLPTLDGGTVKMSELKGNVVVLDFWATWCGPCIISLPQLNAYADESNGKAVKVIALNVGEPKQQVAKVVEDKKWNAFTVALDTNSTVAESFGVNAFPTQMIVDKEGVVRKVLIGAGQENHHALEQAVTEMLR
- the lptB gene encoding LPS export ABC transporter ATP-binding protein; translation: MILTVIGLTMPVLFGRRMNLLETTKLVKSFNGRRVVDEVSFVLHQQEIVGILGRNGAGKTTTFRMILGMVTPDSGAVAFDAHDITTLPMYKRARQGIGYLPQERSDFRRLTVWQNLQAILETLRISKTERNNRAEQLLSQYGLLKQRNQAASTLSGGERRKMEIARALVTQPKLILLDEPFAGVDPIAVEDLQREVVRLKVEFGKSVLITDHNVAQTLRVCDRALIINDGRVFKEGTPKQIINDQDVRAAYLGNIFRGDEFD